The DNA window GAAGTCGTTCCGCCCGAAGGAAGAGACAGAGGACAAGAAGGAGCCGCCCGACGACAAGGGCAACCCGACGGTGAACTTTCACGGGCAGAAGAGGGGCAACGAGACGCACGCCTCGACGACGGACCCGGAGGCGAGGCTTGCGCGCAAGGGTGGCGGCAAGGAGGCGCGGCTGGCCTACAGCCTCAATGGCGTCATGGAGAATCGCAACGGGCTGCTCGTGCACCTCGCGGTGATGCCGGCGGATGGCTTCGCCGAGCGCGACGCGGCGGTGATGATGCTCGAGGGGTTGAAGTCTCGGAACGCGCGCGCTTCCGTGGGGGCGGACAAGGGCTACGACACGGCGGACTTCGTCGCCGACTGCCGGCGCATGGGAGTGACGCCTCATATTGCTCAGACGACGGACACTCGACGCCGCTCGGCCATCGACAGGCGAACGACGAGGCCCGCCGGATACGCCCTCAGCCAACGGATACGGAAACGAATCGAAGAGGTTTGGGGCTGGATGAAGACGGTGGGCGGCTTCCGTAAGACGCGTTTCAAAGGACGGGAGCGGACGGAACTGGCGGCCTACCTGGTGGCCGCCGCGTACAACCTGGTGCGGATGGCGCGGCTGGCTGCCGCATAGCCGCTCTTCGCCCCCCGGATGACAAGGTTGCGAACGAAGGGCACGAGAAGCCCGGTCTCATGCCTTCAGACCGGGCTTCTTCAACAGCCTGCTAGTAGTTCGACCGGTTCGAGGAACCGATGCAGTTGCGTCTATCGGGGATTGGCATGTGTTCCTATGCCACCTTGTTCCGCGTCTGCTGAATCTTGGGAGGTTCTTCGGAGAGTCTCGGGGGGGCTTTCGAGGAGATACCCAGGGCTCGGAGCAAGCTGTCAGCGATGTGCCACGCAAGAAGTGGAGGGACGCTGTTCCCGATTTGCCGGAAGGCCGGATTCATGGTTCCAGCAAATCGGAATCCATCGGGAAACGATTGGAGGCGCGCAGCCTCCCGTACTGAAATCACCCGCTGCTGCTCTGAGTCGTAGTGGATATGGCTGTAGGTGTCCTTGCCCAGATGCGCCATCAATGTCCGAGCAGGTTCATCCTTGGCCAGCTTGCGCCATTTGTTGGGGAACTTTCCTGGGTCATAGGGGGGGACGTAGGACGCCTTGAGGTCCTCGTAGTCGTCGGAGCCTTCAGGAATGGCCCTTCCCGCCCTCTGTCGCTTCTCCAGCTCCTTCAGGAAGAATTGCACGGCCCGGGCGTGGACCTTCGGGTAGTCCTCACCTGGCTCCATTTCCTTGAACAGCCTGTAGTCACGCTGGGTCAGGCAGCGGGTGACGTGGTCTCTCAGGAACCCATCCGACTTGAACCCCGGCCACTCCCGCATGAGTCGTGAGTATTCACTGTGGGGGGGCTTTTCATGAGGAATACGACCATCAAGCCTGCGTGTGCCTCGGCGGTCTTGTCCGCGGAGATGTGCTGTCAGCGCGGGCAAGTCTCCCAGCGCCTCATAGGTCGTCACGGCAGACTGGGCACCTGAATCAGTGGCGGGGGCGGGGACGTACCAGGAGGCCTTCCTCGATGATCGGGACAGCACATTCTTCAGCGCCACCATCCGGCTGCTTGAGTAGCCTCGTGGGAGTTCGACGTTTCGTGAAGGCACCGGGAAGCAGGGATCGCTTCCAGTCTCCTTGTGGACGGCAACAAGGAAGAATCGTTCACGCATCTGCGGAACGTCATAGCTGGATGCGTTCAGGAGCGTGTAGGCACAGCGGTATCCCATTTCCGTGAGCGACTTACAGATGTCATCGCCGAGATTCTGCCCACCCCAGTTGAGGATGTCTGGGACGTTCTCCATGACGAGCGCGATGGGCTTCAGAGCACGGACGTACTGGAGGTATTGGACATAGAGCGTGGCGCGTGGGTCCTGCTTGAACGCCTCGGGATTCTTGGCCACCTCTCGCAGCTTTGCTCGTCCGACACGCGTGAATGCCGGGCAGGGAGGGCCGCCGACAATCAGGTCCACTCCCTTTTCAGGCGAGCCCTCCTGTAGGAGATTGATCAGATCCCCGGCCTTGTGCTGGAGGATGTCCCTGGCCAGGGCGTGACGTGTGTCTGGCTCGCCGCCGATGAGGGGATGGAAGTTC is part of the Myxococcus landrumus genome and encodes:
- a CDS encoding DNA cytosine methyltransferase; its protein translation is MAPSVETKLTRLRTGEPPRLLDLFSGCGGLTLGFVSAGCRSVGGVELDAHAAASHATNFHPLIGGEPDTRHALARDILQHKAGDLINLLQEGSPEKGVDLIVGGPPCPAFTRVGRAKLREVAKNPEAFKQDPRATLYVQYLQYVRALKPIALVMENVPDILNWGGQNLGDDICKSLTEMGYRCAYTLLNASSYDVPQMRERFFLVAVHKETGSDPCFPVPSRNVELPRGYSSSRMVALKNVLSRSSRKASWYVPAPATDSGAQSAVTTYEALGDLPALTAHLRGQDRRGTRRLDGRIPHEKPPHSEYSRLMREWPGFKSDGFLRDHVTRCLTQRDYRLFKEMEPGEDYPKVHARAVQFFLKELEKRQRAGRAIPEGSDDYEDLKASYVPPYDPGKFPNKWRKLAKDEPARTLMAHLGKDTYSHIHYDSEQQRVISVREAARLQSFPDGFRFAGTMNPAFRQIGNSVPPLLAWHIADSLLRALGISSKAPPRLSEEPPKIQQTRNKVA